Proteins co-encoded in one bacterium genomic window:
- the secY gene encoding preprotein translocase subunit SecY codes for MSSIQQQIASAWNVPDLKKRLYYVVWGLLIFVVGTHIPAPGMDQAYVDRFFQTGGGGLFDLLDVFGGGALKRFSIFALGIMPYINASIMMQLLVAIYPQLKEIQQEGEMGQRIIGRYTRWLTVVLAFLQGTGLIMTIQQGSLLVGSGPFAQRLLHFIVLLASVVAGTMFLMFLGDEITKHGIGNGVSLIITIGIINRIPLMLAQEFISVSKDQDRIFNLVVFAIFCVIIVAGVVYVQLAVRKIPIHYARRQVGRKIYGGQSTYLPIRVLQAGVIPIIFATSILLIPSTISSFISNPTFQSLIAKFQQSFLYVAVEFVLIILFTFVYTAITFNTEDISNNLKKNGGFIPGIRPGKPTFEFLDKVLHRVTFFGAFALAIISVLPYLVNQITGITSFWLGGTSLLIVVGVALDTVQQLQAHLVMRHYTGFTKA; via the coding sequence ATGTCCTCCATTCAGCAGCAAATCGCGAGCGCTTGGAACGTTCCCGACCTCAAAAAGAGGCTCTATTACGTCGTTTGGGGTCTGCTGATTTTCGTTGTAGGCACCCACATTCCGGCTCCCGGAATGGACCAGGCGTACGTGGACAGGTTTTTCCAAACCGGCGGCGGCGGGTTGTTCGATTTGCTGGACGTTTTCGGCGGCGGCGCCCTGAAGCGCTTTTCGATTTTCGCGCTGGGGATTATGCCCTACATCAACGCGTCCATAATGATGCAGTTGCTGGTCGCCATTTACCCGCAGCTCAAGGAGATTCAGCAGGAAGGCGAGATGGGCCAGCGCATCATCGGCCGCTATACGAGATGGCTGACCGTCGTTCTTGCCTTTTTGCAAGGAACCGGGCTGATAATGACAATCCAGCAAGGCTCTTTGCTTGTCGGATCAGGGCCGTTTGCGCAGCGGTTGCTTCATTTCATTGTCCTCTTGGCGAGCGTCGTCGCCGGAACGATGTTCCTTATGTTCCTCGGCGACGAAATAACCAAACACGGAATCGGAAACGGCGTTTCGCTTATAATCACCATCGGAATCATCAACAGAATCCCGCTGATGCTGGCGCAGGAGTTCATTTCAGTCAGCAAGGATCAGGACCGGATTTTCAATTTGGTCGTGTTCGCGATATTCTGCGTAATCATCGTTGCAGGAGTTGTATACGTCCAGCTTGCTGTGCGAAAGATACCGATTCACTACGCACGGCGGCAGGTAGGTCGCAAAATTTACGGCGGCCAAAGCACCTACCTTCCAATCCGCGTGTTGCAGGCGGGCGTCATCCCGATTATTTTCGCGACATCGATTTTGTTGATTCCTTCCACCATCTCGAGCTTCATTTCCAATCCGACATTCCAATCTCTCATCGCTAAATTCCAGCAGTCGTTTTTATACGTCGCGGTCGAATTCGTGTTAATAATTCTGTTCACGTTCGTATACACAGCGATTACCTTCAATACGGAAGATATCTCGAACAACCTGAAAAAGAACGGAGGATTCATCCCGGGTATACGTCCCGGCAAACCTACTTTCGAGTTTCTGGACAAAGTGCTTCACCGCGTCACATTTTTCGGGGCGTTCGCGCTAGCGATAATTTCGGTATTGCCATATCTCGTCAACCAAATCACCGGGATCACCAGTTTCTGGCTGGGCGGAACGAGCTTGTTGATCGTCGTCGGCGTCGCGCTCGACACTGTGCAGCAGCTTCAGGCCCATCTTGTAATGAGGCACTATACGGGGTTCACAAAGGCATGA
- the rpsK gene encoding 30S ribosomal protein S11, which produces MPRTTKRTGGKKKEKKNVPVGRVYIQATFNNTLVSITDDRGNLIAWSSSGSRGFKGAKKGTAYAAQIATEAALRTAQEHGLREVSIFSQGPGSGKDAAVRTVNNMGFKVSLIKDTTPVPHNGCRPRKRRRV; this is translated from the coding sequence ATGCCAAGAACAACCAAACGTACCGGTGGAAAGAAGAAAGAGAAAAAAAACGTGCCCGTAGGCCGGGTGTACATCCAGGCCACGTTCAACAACACGCTCGTCAGCATTACAGATGACCGCGGTAACCTTATCGCCTGGTCGAGCTCCGGCAGCCGCGGTTTCAAAGGCGCGAAAAAGGGCACGGCGTACGCCGCTCAAATCGCCACCGAAGCCGCGCTTCGAACGGCGCAAGAGCATGGTCTGCGAGAGGTGAGCATCTTTTCCCAGGGTCCCGGTAGCGGTAAGGATGCTGCTGTTCGCACGGTCAACAATATGGGATTCAAAGTATCGCTTATCAAGGACACGACGCCGGTTCCTCACAACGGCTGCAGGCCGCGCAAGAGGCGGAGGGTATAG
- the map gene encoding type I methionyl aminopeptidase — MTDPRIKSRSDLEGIFASCRIVAALLDEIEERIDTGVTTAELDAWAEQFIIKHGATPSFKGYRGFPATLCLSVNDEIVHGIPGSKVLREGDILKVDVGANLGGYFSDSARTYPVGLISEEAERLLDVTKQALEDGIRATEANSYLTDIGRAISHRIQSSGYKVIRDLTGHGVGFAQHEPPTVYNFPVPEEDMRLRNGMVLAIEPMAAIGTERIYCASDGWTFRTLDGSLAAHFEHTVAVWDGRPVVLTRTGDEVALEYFGARARS; from the coding sequence ATGACGGATCCTCGAATCAAATCACGGAGCGACTTGGAAGGGATCTTTGCATCCTGCCGCATAGTTGCGGCTTTGCTCGACGAGATCGAGGAGCGCATTGATACCGGAGTGACGACGGCGGAGCTGGATGCTTGGGCGGAGCAGTTCATAATCAAGCATGGTGCGACGCCGTCTTTCAAGGGTTACCGCGGATTTCCTGCCACGTTGTGTTTATCTGTGAACGATGAAATCGTGCATGGAATACCGGGCTCCAAGGTGCTGCGCGAGGGTGATATTTTGAAAGTTGATGTCGGCGCGAACTTGGGCGGTTACTTCAGCGATTCGGCGCGCACATACCCCGTGGGTTTGATTTCGGAAGAGGCTGAGCGGCTTCTGGATGTGACGAAGCAGGCGCTGGAGGATGGAATCCGTGCGACCGAGGCGAACTCGTATCTGACCGATATCGGTCGTGCGATTTCACACAGGATTCAGTCTTCCGGGTATAAGGTGATTCGCGATTTAACAGGTCACGGCGTGGGATTCGCCCAACACGAGCCCCCGACGGTTTACAACTTTCCCGTTCCCGAAGAAGATATGCGGCTTCGAAACGGTATGGTTCTTGCAATCGAGCCAATGGCGGCGATTGGGACGGAGCGCATTTATTGCGCGTCGGACGGCTGGACATTCAGGACGTTGGACGGCTCGCTTGCGGCGCATTTCGAGCACACGGTGGCAGTCTGGGACGGCAGGCCTGTGGTGCTCACACGCACGGGCGACGAAGTGGCTCTGGAGTATTTCGGAGCGAGGGCAAGGAGCTGA
- the infA gene encoding translation initiation factor IF-1, translating into MGKEDVIVVEGIVKEALPNGMFKVSIKEGYEILGYVSGKIRMYFIRILPGDRVKVELSPYDLNKGRIVYRYK; encoded by the coding sequence TTGGGAAAGGAAGACGTAATCGTTGTCGAAGGGATTGTCAAGGAAGCGCTTCCGAACGGAATGTTTAAGGTGTCTATCAAAGAGGGATACGAGATTCTCGGCTATGTATCTGGAAAAATCAGGATGTATTTCATCCGGATTCTTCCAGGAGACAGAGTGAAGGTCGAGTTATCGCCGTACGACCTCAACAAAGGGCGGATTGTTTACCGCTACAAGTAG
- the rpmJ gene encoding 50S ribosomal protein L36: MKVRASVRRMCKDCQVIKRRGRVYVICKNPKHKQRQG; this comes from the coding sequence ATGAAGGTGCGAGCATCGGTAAGAAGGATGTGCAAGGACTGTCAGGTGATCAAGCGCCGCGGTCGCGTGTACGTGATTTGCAAAAATCCCAAGCACAAGCAACGGCAGGGTTAG
- the rplO gene encoding 50S ribosomal protein L15, with the protein MTEANVTVFNLPRHPSRLKKRKRVGRGISAGQGHKCGRGQTGQKSRSGNAARPRFEGGQTPLVRHLPKMDGFSSLKKIKTVVFNLDRFADVPDGTEINLSFLVQSGLLDDLAKTRVKILGEGEIARPLVFKAHAFSDSAKAKIEAAGGSCEVIE; encoded by the coding sequence ATGACTGAAGCGAACGTTACCGTTTTCAATTTGCCCAGGCATCCAAGCCGGCTCAAAAAACGCAAGAGGGTCGGGCGCGGCATCTCTGCCGGACAAGGGCACAAGTGCGGCCGCGGCCAGACCGGCCAGAAGTCCCGAAGCGGCAATGCAGCGCGCCCAAGGTTTGAGGGCGGCCAAACTCCGCTCGTCCGCCACTTGCCGAAGATGGATGGCTTTTCATCCCTGAAAAAGATTAAAACCGTGGTGTTCAACCTCGACAGGTTTGCAGATGTTCCGGACGGAACCGAAATCAATTTGAGTTTCCTCGTGCAGTCGGGGTTGCTCGATGACCTTGCCAAAACCAGGGTCAAAATCCTCGGCGAAGGTGAGATTGCCCGTCCGCTTGTTTTCAAAGCCCATGCATTCAGCGATTCCGCCAAGGCGAAGATCGAGGCCGCGGGCGGAAGTTGCGAGGTAATCGAGTAA
- the rplN gene encoding 50S ribosomal protein L14, whose amino-acid sequence MLSANTRVNVADNSGAKQLLVIKTVGRGNKKTASIGDIIVGSVKVATPRKEIKKGDVVKAVVVRTKFPIHRRDGSSIRFDENAVVIIDPATLNPKGNRVFGPVARELRDKAFMKIISLAPEVL is encoded by the coding sequence ATGCTTAGTGCCAACACCCGTGTGAACGTTGCCGACAACTCCGGCGCGAAGCAACTGCTCGTGATTAAAACCGTAGGCCGCGGCAACAAGAAGACGGCATCAATCGGCGACATAATCGTCGGGAGCGTTAAGGTTGCAACCCCGCGCAAGGAAATTAAAAAGGGCGACGTAGTCAAGGCGGTAGTCGTCCGCACCAAGTTTCCGATTCACAGGCGCGACGGTTCGAGCATTCGATTTGATGAGAATGCCGTTGTTATTATCGATCCGGCGACATTGAATCCGAAAGGCAATCGTGTCTTCGGACCGGTGGCGCGCGAACTGCGCGACAAGGCATTCATGAAGATCATCTCTCTTGCGCCGGAGGTGCTCTAA
- the rpsD gene encoding 30S ribosomal protein S4, translating into MGRYTGSVCRQCRALGKKLFLKGQRCYSEKCSFERRQTPPGPKRRRGKATDYSVHLKEKQIGRRVFGIYERQFRNYFIRAKASKGVTGEELVRQLETRLDNVIFRLGWASSRALARQLVLHRHFKVNGRVVNIPSYGVSVGDKIEVKDSRRKTAYFREQKELVESLPADHWLKCDLENWTAQVERLPETGEMEDSFDPALIVEYYSKLV; encoded by the coding sequence ATGGGAAGATACACAGGATCGGTTTGCAGGCAGTGCCGGGCGCTCGGCAAAAAGCTCTTTCTCAAGGGCCAGCGCTGCTATAGCGAGAAGTGCAGCTTCGAGCGCAGGCAGACCCCGCCAGGCCCCAAGCGCAGGCGCGGAAAGGCCACCGATTACTCTGTTCATTTGAAGGAAAAGCAAATCGGGCGGCGTGTGTTCGGGATTTACGAGAGGCAGTTCCGCAATTACTTCATTCGCGCGAAGGCCTCCAAGGGCGTCACCGGCGAGGAGCTGGTACGGCAGCTTGAAACGCGTCTCGACAATGTGATTTTCCGCCTTGGTTGGGCGTCCAGCCGCGCGCTGGCTCGCCAGCTCGTGCTGCACCGCCATTTCAAGGTTAACGGCCGCGTGGTCAACATTCCCAGCTACGGTGTGTCGGTGGGCGACAAAATCGAAGTAAAGGACAGCCGACGCAAGACGGCGTATTTCAGGGAGCAAAAGGAGCTGGTGGAATCCCTTCCGGCGGATCACTGGCTCAAATGCGACCTCGAAAACTGGACCGCCCAGGTGGAACGGCTGCCGGAAACGGGCGAGATGGAAGATTCCTTCGATCCCGCATTAATTGTTGAGTATTACTCGAAGCTGGTATAG
- the rplE gene encoding 50S ribosomal protein L5, whose product MALPKNRLKEAYDQTMRSELQRELDLPNIMMVPRVEKIVLNIGVGEGYQNPKALESAVKTLSAISGQKPVVTRARKSISNFKIREGHPIGASCTLRGQKMWHFLDKLLNMVLPRVRDFQGISVKRFDGRGNLSIGFKDQLVFPEIVFDQVEFLKGVSVTIVTSAPDDYQASCLLKKLGMPFHDFKVVERVS is encoded by the coding sequence ATGGCACTGCCCAAAAACAGGTTGAAGGAAGCGTACGATCAGACGATGCGGTCGGAGTTGCAACGCGAGCTTGATCTGCCCAACATCATGATGGTGCCGCGCGTTGAAAAAATTGTGCTCAATATCGGCGTGGGAGAGGGCTACCAAAATCCGAAAGCGCTCGAAAGCGCAGTCAAAACGCTTTCCGCCATTTCCGGGCAGAAGCCGGTTGTGACTAGAGCGCGCAAATCGATATCGAATTTCAAAATCCGGGAAGGCCATCCTATCGGCGCAAGCTGCACGCTTCGCGGCCAAAAGATGTGGCACTTCCTGGACAAGCTCCTGAACATGGTTCTGCCCAGAGTCCGCGATTTTCAAGGCATATCGGTCAAACGCTTTGACGGCCGCGGAAACTTGAGCATTGGATTCAAGGACCAACTCGTTTTTCCGGAAATTGTTTTCGATCAGGTGGAGTTTTTGAAAGGCGTAAGTGTGACTATTGTCACGTCCGCGCCGGACGACTACCAGGCTTCGTGCCTTTTGAAGAAGCTTGGAATGCCGTTCCATGATTTCAAAGTTGTAGAGCGGGTAAGCTGA
- the rpmC gene encoding 50S ribosomal protein L29, giving the protein MAKSEFAKLDSTEIRTRLRELKSELFNLRFQQASGKLENYRRLRQIRKEIARALTALTSKAGGEA; this is encoded by the coding sequence ATGGCCAAATCGGAATTCGCAAAGCTGGATTCGACCGAAATCAGGACGCGCTTAAGGGAGCTTAAGAGCGAGCTGTTCAATCTGCGATTCCAGCAGGCGTCCGGGAAACTGGAAAATTATCGCCGCTTGCGCCAGATTCGAAAGGAAATCGCAAGGGCGCTGACCGCATTGACATCCAAGGCGGGAGGGGAGGCCTGA
- a CDS encoding nucleoside monophosphate kinase, with translation MISVFLGPPGCGKGTQAARLAASHGLRHFDMGRTLRDEIESGSSLGKTIKTFTNKGELVPLPIIRMVVDKQLKENPEQNTILDGFPRSPEQAILLDEVLASQGKVLDCVVYFRMDERALIRRIVNRRYCPSCGRVYNLLYASPAQPGICDDDGTDLVQRPDDNEAVLMKRFRVYQRETEPILEKYRAEGKLCEVDAGRSIEEIEKELVERLKLE, from the coding sequence ATGATTTCCGTTTTTCTCGGTCCTCCGGGGTGTGGAAAGGGCACGCAGGCCGCAAGGCTTGCGGCCTCGCACGGCTTGCGTCATTTCGACATGGGCCGCACCCTTCGCGACGAGATCGAAAGCGGATCTAGTTTGGGCAAAACGATTAAGACTTTCACGAATAAAGGCGAGCTGGTCCCACTTCCGATCATTCGAATGGTGGTGGACAAGCAGCTCAAAGAGAATCCGGAGCAAAACACTATTTTGGACGGATTTCCCCGTTCTCCCGAGCAGGCGATACTTCTCGACGAAGTGCTTGCATCACAGGGCAAAGTTCTCGATTGCGTTGTTTACTTCAGAATGGACGAGCGCGCCCTTATTCGTAGAATAGTCAACCGCAGGTATTGCCCCAGCTGCGGCAGGGTTTACAACCTGTTATACGCTTCGCCGGCTCAACCGGGTATCTGCGACGATGATGGAACTGATTTGGTTCAGCGTCCGGACGACAACGAGGCTGTTCTGATGAAACGGTTTCGGGTTTACCAGCGCGAGACCGAACCGATTTTGGAAAAGTACCGCGCCGAAGGCAAGCTCTGCGAGGTCGACGCCGGGCGAAGCATCGAAGAGATCGAAAAAGAGCTTGTGGAGCGATTGAAGCTGGAATGA
- the rpsH gene encoding 30S ribosomal protein S8 translates to MSQTDPIADFLNMLKNGAKSKKAFIEVPLSKLKVKIAEILKDEGFISGFEIITPKVPGSGQHRRLKVILRYLDNERRSPVLAGVTRVSTPGRRVYVPADRIPSVKSGIGVAILTTSNGVVSDRVARKNRWGGEIICNVW, encoded by the coding sequence ATGAGCCAGACAGATCCCATTGCCGATTTCCTGAATATGCTCAAGAACGGCGCGAAGTCGAAAAAGGCATTTATTGAAGTGCCTCTTTCCAAGCTGAAGGTGAAAATCGCTGAAATCCTAAAGGATGAAGGATTCATCAGCGGATTTGAGATAATTACGCCCAAAGTCCCCGGTTCAGGCCAGCATCGCAGGCTTAAGGTTATCCTGCGTTATCTGGATAACGAGCGGCGCTCGCCTGTTCTCGCGGGAGTTACCCGCGTAAGCACGCCTGGTCGCCGCGTGTACGTACCCGCAGACAGAATCCCAAGCGTCAAGAGCGGCATTGGCGTGGCGATCCTGACCACATCGAACGGGGTAGTGAGCGACCGCGTCGCCCGCAAGAACCGTTGGGGTGGGGAGATTATCTGCAACGTTTGGTAG
- a CDS encoding type Z 30S ribosomal protein S14, whose product MAKKSMINKSQRKPKFEVRRHNRCLVCGRPRSYYRYFKICRCCLRKYALEGIIPGITKSSW is encoded by the coding sequence ATGGCGAAAAAATCGATGATCAACAAATCGCAGCGCAAGCCGAAGTTCGAGGTCAGGCGGCACAACCGCTGCCTCGTGTGCGGCCGGCCCAGGTCGTACTACCGTTACTTCAAAATCTGCCGCTGCTGCCTTCGTAAATATGCCCTGGAGGGAATTATCCCGGGCATCACCAAGTCAAGCTGGTAG
- the rpsQ gene encoding 30S ribosomal protein S17 has translation MPKRIIQGVVVSDKMQKSIVVQVERQKQHPLYKKVIRVRKKYMAHDSEESAKEGDIVKIIEARPISKCKNWQLLEVVERGTGGEGNA, from the coding sequence ATGCCTAAGAGAATAATTCAGGGCGTTGTGGTTTCGGACAAGATGCAGAAAAGCATCGTGGTCCAGGTTGAGCGTCAGAAGCAGCATCCTCTATACAAAAAGGTCATACGCGTGCGCAAGAAGTACATGGCGCACGATTCAGAGGAATCGGCAAAAGAAGGCGACATCGTCAAGATTATCGAAGCCCGTCCGATTTCCAAGTGCAAGAATTGGCAGCTGCTGGAAGTGGTCGAACGAGGCACAGGAGGCGAAGGCAATGCTTAG
- the rplF gene encoding 50S ribosomal protein L6 has protein sequence MSRIGTKPVKLPAGVKAVLDGRSLKVAGPKGELSYEVPDCIKCDISDGVITFARSSDERNVRALHGTARAITANNVTGVSEGFVKNLELHGQGYKAALKGKSVELFVGLSHPVYIPFDDRVKVEVKQVSNKLATISVSGIDKLWVGHFADQIRRIKPPEHYRAKGGQDENKGIRYKGEKVRTKAGKSGA, from the coding sequence ATGTCCCGTATTGGAACCAAACCTGTGAAGTTGCCGGCCGGAGTGAAGGCCGTTCTTGATGGCCGCTCGCTTAAGGTGGCGGGCCCAAAAGGCGAGCTTTCGTACGAAGTCCCTGACTGCATCAAGTGCGACATAAGCGACGGTGTCATCACGTTCGCAAGGTCGAGCGACGAAAGAAATGTTCGCGCATTGCATGGCACCGCGCGCGCAATTACTGCAAACAATGTAACGGGTGTTTCCGAGGGTTTTGTCAAAAACCTTGAGCTTCACGGTCAAGGCTACAAGGCAGCGCTTAAGGGAAAGTCCGTCGAGCTGTTCGTCGGGCTGTCGCATCCCGTTTACATTCCGTTTGACGATCGCGTGAAGGTTGAGGTGAAGCAGGTTTCAAACAAGCTTGCAACAATTTCGGTCAGCGGAATCGACAAGCTCTGGGTTGGCCATTTCGCGGATCAAATCCGGCGAATCAAGCCCCCCGAACACTACCGTGCGAAGGGCGGCCAAGACGAGAACAAGGGCATCCGCTACAAGGGTGAAAAAGTTCGAACCAAAGCCGGAAAGAGCGGGGCGTAG
- a CDS encoding 50S ribosomal protein L18, giving the protein MFTVVDRKSRRILRRERLRKKLSGTSERPRLAVFRSLRHISVQLIDDATGTTLACAATIDPELKDAVKGKKKTEQAVLVGKKIAEKAMAAGINRAVFDRGGNKYHGRVKALCEAAREAGLAI; this is encoded by the coding sequence ATGTTTACGGTTGTAGATCGCAAATCGAGAAGGATTCTTCGCCGGGAGCGGCTCCGCAAGAAGCTCAGCGGCACTTCCGAGCGTCCGAGGCTCGCGGTGTTCCGCAGCTTGAGACATATTTCTGTGCAACTCATCGACGACGCGACCGGTACAACGCTTGCATGCGCGGCGACGATTGACCCCGAACTCAAGGATGCTGTTAAAGGGAAGAAAAAAACCGAGCAGGCGGTATTGGTTGGCAAAAAGATAGCGGAAAAAGCGATGGCGGCGGGCATTAATCGTGCCGTTTTCGACAGAGGCGGCAATAAGTATCACGGCCGTGTCAAGGCGTTGTGCGAGGCGGCGCGCGAAGCCGGCCTCGCAATATAG
- the rplX gene encoding 50S ribosomal protein L24: protein MTLLKKGDTVLVLKGKDRGKKGKIVELKSKKGMAIVEGVNVYKKHQKPNPNLRKPGGIIDVAMPVDLSNLQFVNPRTNKPDKLGRKLVDGKWVRFSRTTNEIFEA, encoded by the coding sequence ATGACGCTTTTGAAGAAAGGCGATACAGTCCTGGTTTTAAAGGGCAAAGATCGCGGAAAAAAAGGCAAGATTGTTGAATTGAAATCAAAGAAAGGTATGGCAATCGTCGAGGGCGTGAACGTTTACAAGAAGCACCAGAAGCCCAACCCCAACCTGCGCAAGCCGGGAGGAATTATCGATGTCGCAATGCCCGTCGACTTGTCCAATCTTCAGTTCGTGAATCCGCGCACCAATAAGCCTGACAAGTTGGGGCGAAAACTGGTGGATGGCAAGTGGGTTCGGTTCAGCCGTACCACAAACGAGATTTTCGAGGCATAG
- a CDS encoding DNA-directed RNA polymerase subunit alpha, with product MDYSETYNRIIGSKSKVFDLLKLDKDLDDNKNRGRFTLEPLPRGYGVTIGNALRRVLLSSIQGWSVSKVRIDGVEHEFAALDGILEDTVELLHNIRRMRVRLNGVSQSTIVLDVTGESEIYADEFQYNPEVEILQPEDHYICTITDPKRSLHIEATITSGVGFVPASELKSKDQAIGILTFDSNYSPVRQVAYSWENTRVGSDTNYERLILTIDTNGTKSPDRILTEAAVELRKYFDWVSCHQVEEEVFEEKKKEQSFEYQRNISKTIDELGLSRRAKNCLDIANITTVAELIEYTPEQLLALKSFGEKSLEEIVDKLNEMNLSLREESE from the coding sequence ATGGATTATTCCGAAACCTACAATCGAATCATCGGGAGCAAGTCGAAGGTTTTCGACTTGCTCAAACTTGACAAGGACCTGGACGACAACAAAAACAGGGGCAGGTTCACGCTGGAGCCTCTTCCGCGCGGCTACGGCGTGACGATCGGCAACGCGCTGAGGCGCGTCCTGTTGTCAAGCATCCAGGGCTGGTCGGTCAGCAAAGTGCGCATTGATGGCGTTGAGCACGAATTCGCGGCTCTCGACGGTATTCTGGAAGACACGGTCGAGTTGCTTCACAACATCCGCAGAATGCGCGTGCGGTTGAACGGAGTCAGCCAGTCAACGATCGTTCTCGATGTCACGGGCGAAAGCGAGATTTACGCGGATGAATTCCAGTACAATCCGGAAGTCGAAATTTTGCAGCCGGAGGATCACTACATCTGCACGATAACCGATCCCAAGCGATCGCTTCACATTGAAGCGACGATCACTTCCGGGGTTGGATTTGTGCCTGCTTCGGAGCTAAAGAGCAAGGATCAGGCGATCGGAATATTAACTTTCGACAGCAATTACAGCCCGGTCAGGCAGGTGGCCTACAGCTGGGAAAATACTCGCGTCGGAAGTGACACCAACTATGAGCGGCTGATACTGACGATCGACACAAACGGCACTAAGTCGCCTGACCGGATCCTCACCGAGGCTGCAGTCGAACTTCGAAAGTACTTCGATTGGGTGTCATGCCACCAGGTCGAGGAGGAAGTATTCGAAGAGAAAAAGAAGGAGCAGAGTTTCGAATACCAGCGCAACATCTCCAAAACGATTGACGAGCTCGGGCTATCTCGTCGCGCCAAGAACTGTCTGGATATTGCCAACATTACAACGGTCGCGGAGCTTATCGAGTACACGCCGGAGCAGCTTCTCGCTCTCAAGAGCTTTGGTGAAAAGTCACTCGAGGAGATTGTTGACAAGCTTAACGAGATGAACCTTTCGCTTAGAGAGGAGTCCGAGTAA
- the rpsE gene encoding 30S ribosomal protein S5, whose product MRKDSRRDQERKPEQRDDGLREEVIFINRVAKVVKGGRKFGFSALVAVGDGESKVGLGIGKASEVLDAIRKGADEAKKTMIRVPRKGTTIPHEILEHFCATTILMKPAREGTGVIAGGPARVILKLAGISDVSAKFHGSNNQMNCAKAAFQALQSLTSRKEALSKRKAVEGDADDEIANVTQAFTAAGANEKGAGDEVSDGAEE is encoded by the coding sequence ATGCGTAAGGATTCGCGTCGAGATCAAGAAAGAAAGCCGGAGCAGCGCGACGACGGTCTGCGCGAAGAAGTGATATTCATCAATCGCGTTGCCAAAGTCGTCAAAGGCGGGCGCAAGTTCGGATTCAGCGCGCTCGTGGCGGTCGGCGACGGTGAAAGCAAGGTTGGATTGGGCATTGGCAAGGCAAGCGAAGTGTTGGACGCCATCCGGAAGGGCGCGGATGAGGCGAAGAAAACGATGATACGCGTGCCGCGCAAAGGCACCACGATTCCGCATGAGATTTTGGAACATTTCTGCGCCACTACCATTTTGATGAAGCCGGCGCGTGAAGGTACAGGCGTAATTGCGGGAGGACCGGCAAGGGTTATCCTCAAGCTCGCGGGCATATCCGATGTTTCGGCCAAGTTTCATGGCTCGAACAATCAGATGAATTGCGCTAAGGCTGCGTTTCAAGCGCTCCAGTCGCTGACTTCCCGGAAGGAGGCGTTGAGTAAGCGCAAGGCGGTCGAAGGCGATGCCGACGATGAAATCGCCAATGTCACGCAGGCTTTCACAGCCGCCGGCGCAAATGAAAAGGGCGCTGGCGATGAAGTTTCGGACGGGGCAGAGGAGTAA
- the rpsM gene encoding 30S ribosomal protein S13 gives MARIEGVDLPKNKRIEIALTYIYGIGLTTSQRILAAAEVSPDRRVKDLADDEVNRIREQILKLGVKTEGDLRKEVTLNIKRLIEIRSYRGMRHLGGLPVRGQRTHTNARTRKGPRRQAIAGKKKPGKK, from the coding sequence ATGGCGCGCATTGAAGGCGTAGATCTTCCCAAAAACAAACGTATCGAGATTGCGTTGACGTATATTTACGGCATTGGACTCACGACGAGCCAGCGGATTCTCGCCGCCGCCGAAGTGAGCCCCGACCGCCGCGTCAAGGATCTCGCCGATGACGAGGTTAATCGCATCCGAGAGCAGATTCTCAAGCTCGGGGTTAAGACCGAGGGCGATCTGCGCAAGGAAGTGACGCTTAACATAAAGCGGTTGATCGAAATCCGTTCTTATCGCGGTATGCGCCACCTCGGGGGGCTTCCCGTCCGAGGCCAGCGCACGCACACGAACGCCCGCACCCGCAAGGGGCCGAGGCGCCAGGCAATCGCCGGCAAGAAGAAGCCGGGCAAGAAGTAG